The Nymphaea colorata isolate Beijing-Zhang1983 chromosome 5, ASM883128v2, whole genome shotgun sequence DNA segment CACTTGCAGTTTTTACTTGTTTGAGCAAGTAGCCATTATAAAATATGAATTTCATTATCTATATAAAGTTAAAACTGGGGTTCTCACAAATGATATATCTTATGTTCCTGAATTCCCATGTTGCTGCTGAATTGCTTGCTTTTTAAGTCATCATTTCGTACGTCTTTTTGCCGCTCATTTGTCTGACTTAGCATCCTCTGGTATGCAATAATTGTGGAAAGCTGCTTTCTTGTGGATATTCATGGTCGATGATCTTCTTTGTTCGGCTTGGACTTTCCCATTCTTTAACACGTTTGAGGCATCTTTTTCTCTGGTTTCCTTCTTTCTTATTGTTCAATTGTGGATAGATTGATGCGGCTTTGAAAGAAGGCGTGGAAGTATTGAGGCATCTTATCTCCAAGGGTTTGGCTGAAAGTTCAAGACGGTTCAACAATGAGCAAAAGTACAAGCACTGTAACTTGTGAGGACCATGACCATCTAAGTAGTTCGCAAAAATGATGTTGATATgataattttggtttttgaacAAGCAGCTGGGGCAAGTATATGCCGGCATCATCTCACATATAATTCATCTGTTAAAGGATCACAAGAAAGACATTGCAAGCTCAAATCAGCATCCCAAGAATGCCATATTGTCCCCGACAAAGCTCATATCATTCTTGAGGGGCTGGAAGTGGATGACGATGGTTGCCTTTTCTGCTGCACAACGCACATTTTAAGTTGGTATTTGCTAATGCTGTAACTTACCTGCCCATATTTGAGATGGATAATGTAAACTAAAAAGTTGTTGGCATGGAAGGTTTTTGCTATTTGTTGTGAATTCTTTTGTCTCCCATAAATTGGCAAAAATATATCAGCAGTACTctcaaaaagcttctaaccttaCCGACAGAAACCCAAAATGGATATTCGATACCATGGTTTGCACTGAATTTAATATAATAACAAGATCATTATTTGAAATTGAGAACACAATTTCAGTGCATGTAATCATTGATCCCGTGCCACTGCCTGTGGATCAAACAACCCCTTGGTATACAAGTGTCTACTTCGTCGCGGTTACAATACAGGCAAAGAGAAGTTCTTAGCATGAAACACCTTTCAGAAAATGCCTAGTCCAGGTTCAAGCAACCCTCCTTGTTTACAAGTTCGTTCATTTTGCCAGCAGCTGCATCTAATGTAGCTTTGCTCTTACAAAAAGCAAATCTAACATACCTCTTCTTGTAGCTGAGATCTCTTTGTGATTCCAACGACTCTTTCATTGATGAGGATTCGGAATGGGCACCATTGCAGATTCTAGATCCAGTATGGAAAAATCCACAACCAGGAACAGCTGCTACACCGGCCCTCATTATCAGTTTAGCCACAAACTCAACCTGGGTAAGAGCCAAATATTGTCAAGAGGAGCCAACTTAGTTCCTTAATCTTTTTAACACTACAGCCAGCAAAGTGAAAGAATCGATGTTCGTGTAAGACAGAATGAATCAGCATATACTTTATCATTGGACGTGCAGGGCTCATGGTTTATCAAGTTATATTTGAGATGGTACAGAGAAGggaaaatcagatttcaagagCTCGGTCAAATCTGTCAATATTTCACCATCTTAGAAGAACTAGTAGCGAAAAACCATAAGGTTGCCAGAAAAAGATTgaccaatcaaataaaaaatcactTATTCTGGGCACTCACATCAGAAAGAACACAATTCTCAGGAAGctctgcaaaaatgaaaaaggcacCCCGTGGCTTAAAGTGGACTTTGAATCCAACCTCGGCAAGCATCTTAACAGCATAGTCTCTTCTCTTTTGGTAGTcctataaaaagagaaaaaacaatatCTCAAGGACCGTAAGAACACAAATGTAGCACTTATTGGAAGCTAAGAGAACAGTTTTCTTTACAGCTCTTAAGGCCTCAAAAAATCCTGGAGGACTTCTAAAAGCCGTTAGGGCAGCCTCTTGAAATGGTGCAGGGGCTGAATCGGTAAGCTTGACGTGAATATTCTTTATTGCAGAAGCAATGACTGCAGGAGCAATCGCCCAGCCAATCCTCCAACCTTGCAATCCAGCCTTTCCCACCAATTAGAAAGCAGCAGGGTACCAAAAAATGCAATGAAGATCAAGCTAAGAGCATAAATAACAATGATAACTAACAGATAAAGCCATGAAAACCTCTTACAACACAAACTAATCTTgctgcttttcttcttttaatcaATTCAATAAGAATAAATGCTCAACATTGGTTATCTGGCCAAATGAAACCTCGCCTTCCCGATTTAACAGCATTTTGCCATCACCATTACTACCGGACAGTAGTACTAAGAGCTTACTGTCCAGTAAATACTTCACAGACTCCTATGTTTAAGAGCCACCCCCGATATTTGTTGAGGTTACTAATTAAGCCTCAACTCTATTCCTTGTGATATATCATATTACTAGATCACGTGAACTGTACACGAGGCTGAACTATTTCATCACTTTATGGCTTCATCAACTTgttgatgtgtgtgtgagagagagaaagagaaagcactTGCCTGCATCCATATGAGTCTGCATGATTATTTGTTAGGAACAACAAAGATATGCATGTGTAACACTTTAGTGCTACTGAGATGATGCAAGTTCACAAGCCTTAGATCAAGTCAAAGAATTCAGAGTTACTCTTTTGAACATCCTCTACAATGGTCAGTATCTTGTGGGTACATGACATGAGAAATGAATTTCGGATCAAGACTAGTTGATCATAACACACTCATCCAAGGTCCACTAGCAAGATGAATTTGTCCTTGCTCTAGATGGTTCAGCATCTGACTGGTTCTTTCATCTATGTCGACCGTGAAGGACATACAgcacaaatgctttgatcctaAAGATGCCtctttgaaatccaaaatccaaatatgttgattcagattttcttttcctgaaTTATACTACAGCCAACTATAGCCGACGATTTGCAATTGGATGAGCTAAAATTGCCTCCAACATCAGACAAGTTCATTTTAATTCCCTTGACAAAATCTTATCCCATTTTATGTGATCTTTCAGTTAAATCTGTAAAACAATTTCAGGTAAGAGCCTGAGATGGTCAATATGTTTAACATGTAACTGGTTAAAGAAAGATATGAAAGTAGGATAGAGCACGCACCTGTGACACTAAATGTTTTTGACAATGACGAAGTTATGATGGTTCGATTTTGCATCCCTGGAAGTGTTGcaagtgaaaaatgtttttctgtGTCAAACGTTACATGCTCATAAACCTGCAACTAAAGAAACCTCTTTAAACACCACAGAGAATGTATCATAAGAACCACAACTGAAAAAACAAATCTTCcaggaaaataacaaaattaaggaatggaataacaaaaaaatccaaagaTTCAAAAACCAACTTGCAAAGATTGCCAAGTGAAATTTGTTGAAGTTACCACTAGTAGCTAGTCAAATTTGTCTGACCATAGAAATAATACAATAATGCATCATTATCATTCAATTAGGACTCAAAAGCTAATCAGTTTTCTCTTGAAGTACACCACATGCTGCTAAAGGTCTGTTTTATCATACAACTAAGCATCCCCATTCAATCTCTgcagaattcaaattttaatggaaaaaatTCCAAACAATCCACTGTCCTATTcagagcgagagggagagaaagagagagtattAAAATTGTCTTGTGCTCATCAGGGAAGAATTAAGGCAATGACAGGTAACTGCTGCGATAGTTTGCAAACATGGTAACTGAGATTGTGCAACACTACTCAAttgttcaaaacttcaaataaCCCAAAAGTAAGCCCAGTGGAAAATGGTATACATACTTCATCTGTTATTGCTAGACAATCCATATCACAGCAAGCACCAGCAATAGCAGTCATCTCATCTATGGTGAAAACCTTCCCTGTAGGATTATGCGGACTGAGAATTTATTATTAGatgaatataagaaaatataggCCCTCAAATTCAGGAACAAAAAGGATTCCAACTTTAACATTATTATTCTTCCTAAGCCATGCAAGATAATAGTCAACTATACTTCACACTCTGAGAACCTGAAAGAAACTAACGGGGTCAGCATACACTGCAGATGACATAAATGAATCAAAAATTGGAAACATCATTGTCACCTAGTTGCTTAAAACGCCTCTACAGTATCTACCACATCTTACCACTAATGCTGTGAAAAAATTTCTATGTTTGAAGAATATGTGCAGCTCTGTGCTCTGATGATAACATAAGGCATAAACAGTGTGCGGTTTAGAAGTCTTGACAATATGATGATAAATTCACCAAAGTAAACTGAGAATCATTAGACTTCAAAACAAACAGTAActttggttttaacttttaagtgtCAACAGTCAAATGAAAAGATGCTATCCAAGATAAGCTGTCCATTCCTAGTCTTAGCAAAAGGCCACATAGAGTATTTCAATCAAAATTAGCAGCCTTTGAAACAGATTGCAGATATTATGGAGCATAACAAAATATGAATGGCATCTGGAGTCTAATAACGTAGGACTGATTTCaacaacaaaggcaacacaaaCAAATAGATCTATcatcaacaacaaagaaaaagccAACTTTCGAAAGTGCCAATAGCATCAATTATAACAAATCTGCAAGATTTATTATTATCTATTACAGTAACCTTACACTAACCTGTTTAAAACTACAGCTTTTGTGCGTGATGTGAATGATTCTCTGAATCTCTTTATGTCCAAAGTCCACATAGGGGGATCCAGTTCGACATAAATCTTGAAATAAATTTGTCAATATTAGTTCTCAGATATCGTCATAAAAATATACCCATCTTAATGAAAAAGTTGACACAGATTTTAACTTAACAAAtctaaccaaaaaaaaaaaaagatccaacTCACAGGAACACCACCAGCCAGAGCTATGCAGGTTTCATAAGTTTCGTAAGCAGGATCAAACAACAATACCTCATCACCATGATTAATTGCTGCAAAACATGAAGCAATCATGCCAAGGAAGGTAAATATttcctaaaataaaaaagtgaaggTGTTTTGTAAATTTAAAACTTAGAACATACTTGCAAATATTGTTGCTGCAAATGCTTCTGTCTGGCCACAACAGATAGCAATATCAGTGAGAGGATCCGCATCGATGGAATGGATTTCTTTTGCTCTTCTAGCCACATAATTACATAATTCTTGGACATGCCTAGGAGTGAAAAAATGaaccaataaagaaaaagacatgTTGACCCCAAACCATGATAATCGACATGCATATGTGGCTAGATAAACATCTGTAACCAAACTCAGTTACTACTCAGATCCATTCATTCACGATCATAACTGCCTTGGAATATCTCAAAACGTTTGGAAAGACAAGGCTTTCCTATTATGCCATTCTGAAGACATAATCATCAACACATGATGAATATCACATGAGATTACATCTTTAAACCATAGCTATAAATGCCACACATATCTGCAGTTTCTCCACATGTAgagaaatcaaatttttgaaccTGATATTTTGCAAAAACTGGTAATACGGGAGAGACGTAtggtttttattcttttctcttttttttttttaaatttaacctTCTTCGTGTTCATCATTTCTCTGCTTTACGCAAATGATACTATTCAATTATTCTTAAGATGGATAGTTActgcttcatatttttctaatcttttctTTGGTAAAACCTTCAAGCGTTTGATCCGGGAAACTTTTTAATATGGAACATGGAATCTTCCAAGGAATTTCATTGCGTAAATTCACCATATAAGATATCACTGACATCAATTTGCGTAAAAGGATCATGAATTTTGAGTCAAATCAGCTGTTCGTGTATCCATGGTTTTAGCTGCAACATGACATATATAAGGTAGGGACATGAATCTATTACAAGACACGCTCGGTTTTTTGCCATGTAGTAGTACATCACCAGTCTCCGACGAACCATAAATGTAAAAGTGTCCCACAGTATCACAAGAATTATCCTGGTATTCCTTTTGTGCTACAGCAAAATCTCCGTACCAGaagcatttttctctttttcaggttttacTAGGTCTTTGCGCCTTATAGACAGATCCTGATCATTGAATACTTTACTGCTAACCGGTATATACCAAAATAAGAAGCATGTAATGGGACATGCTAAAGCAACCAAATTACGTAACCAGAAGAAAAGTATGGAGGAGGTTAGtctacaaaattcaaaattaaataGAAGCTGACAATTGATCGTTCAGCTATCCAATATAGAGACTCTTAACCAAATTACGTCGACAGAGACCTTCGAGAAATGGTGCATAATGTAGGAACACATGAGCACAAAGCATCTCTGACCATAACGCATACATAATTCTGCATGCGCCGCCCTAACCCAGCGAGAAGAATTTTGTTCGGAAACAGTCTTGTCCAAGTTGGCTTATTCAAAGTCACTAACGAGCAAGGAACCATTCGCTATCGATCTAAACGAACGGAAAACAACTGTCTCGCTCTCCAAACTGCCAGTGAAAAATCAAGTAGCCTCAATCATAACACTCGATCAAGAACCGCAATACTATCACAAAAAGCAAAAGGAGACCGGAGAATAACAGACCGATAATCGCAGAGAGCGCTCTACAACCATAAAGtacagaaaacaagaatgatCTCTATGATTCTCCGCTGAGAAGGTGCTCACCTGTACTGATTGTAGTCGGAGTTGATGGCATCGACGGCCGCCTGCTTCAATTCCGGCGGGGCGGGGAAATCCGGGAATCCCTCAGCGAGGTTGATGGCGTTCGATCGCTGGGCGAGGAGGGAGAGCTCCTGGATCGGCGAGGGCTTGAGAGCGAGGGCCGCCCTTGACAGCCTTCCCTCCATCTCTGCCGCTCTTCTGGATAACGGAGAGTTCGAATCCCGCCCCGCCTCTTATACTTCGCGCGCTTGAAGTCAATTGTCGGGTATACCCACGAATCTTTCGCTATATGTCCGTTCCGGGTCACGGCTGGAGGAAATACTTCACACCCGATTTGATCCGCTTGGATCCCATTGGCAGATGAGAGTTGGTCTTAGGGAGGGCTGTTCAAAGAAGTCGAGCTAACTCGAGTTTGACTCCGACTCGCTTAATAAACCTGACTTGAAATCGACAAtctaaacaagtcgagcttgagttaggTGGGTTCAGTAAACTTGGTTAAGCTCGACAAATAAAATACGTAAAATACATCTcataaaattattcaaaaaaaagagattgcTCAAATGGATATAAATGGTACTGAAAGGTTTCATGTTCAAGTCCATATCCATATGTTGTctcttcttttaaaaaataaaattcattaagcttaatcgagttgagcccgagttccTTTCAAGACACATGAACCTAACTGGCTCAGGAACAACCCTAATTGGCCTCATCAAATTGGGATCTCATTTGGCAACTGCCGTGGGGTCGGGTTTGAGCCAGGCCCAACAGGACAGGATCTGTTGataaaggtatatatatatatatatatatatatatatatatatatatatatatatatatatatatattgtttgcATCTAGAAAAACTTTTTCAGGGGgataaaaaatcatgataaatttAATACAAAATACCGTGCATTGTTTTTGAAgcagaagaaaataaaactccCAAGAAAGAAAAGCTCCCTGTTTAATAAACATGAAGTCGAAAGTTTTGTATGTAAGTGATCCAAACTGGTAGTTTCTAGAAATCCTCGTAAATCAATTTGCGTAAGTCTAGTTATCAAACATTATGTTTACGAGAATTTAAACTTTACATCATCCATCCAATTTTGGTCACCGCAAGATATGCAAATCCGATCTGCGTCATGATAAAAACAGTCTTTCAAGGTATCATCATAAGGCATTAAGTGCGATGATGTCACATGTTCTTATAGAAAATGCCCACTTGAATAAGATATATTTAAAATCTTCAACTTTAAAAAAAGTCAAGGATTGAATAGTGggatcaaatttttttaacacACATTAATGGGGTTACCCTTCTTCTTTTGAATTAACAGTTTCAAAATATTAATGTactaaaaaatctttttttttttctatttaggATTCATAAAGACCACACCTAGGTCGAAAGACTGTGTCACTCACTATATAGTATATGACTTTCAGGTTGCTAGATCTGCATTTCAGGCTTATGGCTAATTCTGCTTATAGGAATAAATCAAGAATGTCATTCTACTAATTACCGCTAGTttaattagggatgtcaacgaaTGAGATTCGGATAGAATATATTCTTAATTATATCTACTTTtttgatattcacatattcagttcaaattcaaataaagaaaagtcatatccaaatctaaaattcgattttacaatccgaatccgatttttatgtttatatctgaatccgaattttgaactggattttatcaattttcaaaatttagtatcattagatacaagatatttgtctaaaaatgaatccggtCTGAATCCACATGCGAATCCGATCGGAtaattatgtatatctgaatctggttggatgtcatttattaaatctgaatccgatccaattacttaatcagatattaaattttctttcatatctgattttttcggtACGGTTCAGTCGAATAtcctattcaaatcagatatattgacattcctaagCTCAACTAGCTATATCAAAACTTTTGAATCCATAAGTAGcgatttaaaatattattatagAGCTAGGGATTGATGAGATACACCGACATAGAGTTTTTCTACTAAGTACAAGTGCTACTTATCAgttatttacaaaaataaaagcttGCTTGtatttgtgatttcaatttctcgTATGTATGAAGGAATATAAACAGatcgaatatatatatttgtcaacccaaattttaaattcatatggACAATCTGATAAAGAAATTTGGATCAggttatttattaaaatatggATTTATTAAAGGTCTGCAGACCTTATTCTGGCTGATTTTGTTATTCGATTTTTAATGAGACGAAGTTCAAATTTGAGTCTAACCCAAATCTAATTACATACAATTCAATCAATTGAAAAACTACTAGAGCTTAAACCATTTAGATCTCTGCATTAGGTGAGTGCGTATCAGCATTCTTCTAATACGTCAAGGGGGTTGCCATGACTTCAttagaagttttttttataagaggCTGAATCAATCCATATGAGCCAATAATGGgctgattaaaaaaatataaaaatataaaaatattttttaaaagaaaattgacacCAGCTGAGCAGGGGCAAAAGTAGAAATCTTTCCTGAGGGatgccgaattaaagtttttatattttgatctggaccgaaatatcatttttttaaaaatttttatgtaagacaaatgaatcttttttttttaattttacaagtaaatttttaatttttttaggtgGGTCGGGGTCCTTGCGAACGCTGCCCTGCCTCGACAGCTGAGTGTGTAAGAAACAGTAGTTGGACTGCACCTTGCTCATATTGCTCATATGTGTCGTTATGTTTTCATActttaaaatctcaaattgattttaaaagaattgaaaaagaaggaaaaaagaaagtatGCTTCAATCAATCTATGTATGGGTCTTTGTGATGCTACTTTTTTTCTCGTTCAAAAAAGTAGCATCCATGAGAATCAAACCAATTGTTGGCTCGACGAATTATGTTATGCCCCCATAAGACAGACAAGACAGACAATATGAGCTGATATGtgtaaaaaattttcaacttcttgtACCAAACAAAAATCTAGATTTAAAAGGTCAATTCATTTGAATCAGATCTTTTGGGTTAAATCGAGATTTACAACGCTGGTACTTTAACTTTTGAGATTCTTGCTGCACGAGGGACGATCGTATTTAAATAGTAGTCCTGCTTAAGGAAATTTCTTTCggctaagaaaataaaaagaactcATTGAACAGTATTTCAATGCATGGTCCTGAAATTTTACAGTAAACTCTGATTCCAAACCCAAAGAATTTGTCTTTCCAACCATGAACGACAGACTGGTGTGCCTTTCCCTTTCCGCTGGCAAGCTGTGTATTTTAGATGGGAATGTTTGTTTTGCTTTCTCACTCCATCCAATCCGAAATAAGTTAAAAATTTGGGGAAAAATGATCGTCTGTCCCCATCATCGTTTAACAATGGATTCATAATTTGGGCTTACAGTATTAGgtatttgtattattttggaACAAGTCAAATAATAAACCAAGcattaaatgaaatattttcgtCGGATAGCAAAACATTGAAAGGTACAGCTACGGAAATGAAGACGAAGTGTTTGGCAGATTACAAAAGTAGCTGTCGATATTCCACTTGCTCAGACAACACAAATGGCAAGCGGCCATGTCCATCTACCATCCCCACTTtcactactctctctctccccctgcCGCTTTGGCCCCTCTTCTTGCTCTCACATGAACACCATGATTGATTCCCCGACGTGTCTTCTGTGGTGGTGCTGAGACAGAGACAGGGGAGGTGAAGGAAGGAAGATCACCACCAGGACATGGATTCCTTAATACTGGGAAGATCTCATTTTCTCAAGTTTTCATTTGGGAGAACCCTCCAACTCCTCGGGTCACTTCCTATTGTCTAGGAACCACGGTTGATTCTTTATGCATTTGATGGTGGTAATGATCTGGGCATTAGAGAGACAATAAACAAGCTGCTTCAGGAATGGGCTCCATGACTGTTGGGGAGTCTGCAATTTCTGAGAACTCTTCACCCAAATTGAAGCCCGGGATTCGGATGAGTGTGGATTTGGTAGCGGCGGCCAGAAAGCATGTTTCATTTCTTAGAACAGTGCATCATTCTGCATCGCTGCATCAAACTGGTTTCCTGTCGCAGGCCATAAGAAggtttctcctcttcttctttgttcAGTCAATATTGAGTCTCCATGCTTCGACTGTTAACATGGTATTCTGTTAACGAAGATGGAGTGGAGTTAAGTCGTTAActgttcctttccttttttttttttttatttcaggtATCATCAACTATGGATGCCTCTGTATGCCCAGATATCCGATTCCTCCCCGCTGGTTCTTCCTCCTATGGATGTGCAGTACATTTGGTTCTGCCACACCTTGAATCCTGTACCGTTCTTCATAACCAGTTAGTATTCTCTTATAGTCACAAAATTCTTGGATCCTTATGACGCTACGTCTTGCATAAATCCGTTTTCCAGGCGGCTTTCCGTCGGTATTGCATGTCGAGATTCTCGAAAGTGATCGAGAAACCAGCCATctttgatgatgaaaatgaagagtACGCCATGAAGAGATGCAGGGAGATATGGAAACAAAGGTACCCATCTGAGCCTATTGATCCAAGAGACTGTCCAGAGGATCCTGCGGCTGCGGGGGATACTGACCTTCATGGGGTCGACTTGTTAGCTGTGGCGATAAAGCAATTGCGGTTCTATACGCTGGTTTCCGACCCATTCTGGGGGGAGAGTTCCTTCCTGGTATCTGCAAAGCACAGATACAGAGGATTTATCTATCTGCTGCAGAAGTTTCGGGATGGACATTCTTTGTTGGTACCCACCATTGATATTCTTCTGATATGGATGACCCACCAGGTAGCTCAGAGACTCTTTTCTCGATTATAATGATTATGTAAAAATTGACCGTTGATGGTGCTTCTCGGAATGTACAGAGTTTCCCGGCGAGTTATCACCGAGATGTTGGGGATATGGAAATGTTTGGAGATTGGGAGTGTATGAAAGAGGAAGACATGAAAGCCACGTGTAGACTATGGGAAGCTACGTTCGATCATCCATACGAGAGAGCAGGAGTGACTTTTGATAGGACCAGGTCGCCGGTTTATTGGGAGGCATCAGCCGTAGACGTGAATC contains these protein-coding regions:
- the LOC116254919 gene encoding uncharacterized protein LOC116254919 isoform X1 — protein: MEGRLSRAALALKPSPIQELSLLAQRSNAINLAEGFPDFPAPPELKQAAVDAINSDYNQYRHVQELCNYVARRAKEIHSIDADPLTDIAICCGQTEAFAATIFATINHGDEVLLFDPAYETYETCIALAGGVPIYVELDPPMWTLDIKRFRESFTSRTKAVVLNSPHNPTGKVFTIDEMTAIAGACCDMDCLAITDELQVYEHVTFDTEKHFSLATLPGMQNRTIITSSLSKTFSVTGWRIGWAIAPAVIASAIKNIHVKLTDSAPAPFQEAALTAFRSPPGFFEALRADYQKRRDYAVKMLAEVGFKVHFKPRGAFFIFAELPENCVLSDVEFVAKLIMRAGVAAVPGCGFFHTGSRICNGAHSESSSMKESLESQRDLSYKKRYVRFAFCKSKATLDAAAGKMNELVNKEGCLNLD
- the LOC116254919 gene encoding uncharacterized protein LOC116254919 isoform X2, producing MEGRLSRAALALKPSPIQELSLLAQRSNAINLAEGFPDFPAPPELKQAAVDAINSDYNQYRHVQELCNYVARRAKEIHSIDADPLTDIAICCGQTEAFAATIFATINHGDEVLLFDPAYETYETCIALAGGVPIYVELDPPMWTLDIKRFRESFTSRTKAVVLNSPHNPTGKVFTIDEMTAIAGACCDMDCLAITDEVYEHVTFDTEKHFSLATLPGMQNRTIITSSLSKTFSVTGWRIGWAIAPAVIASAIKNIHVKLTDSAPAPFQEAALTAFRSPPGFFEALRADYQKRRDYAVKMLAEVGFKVHFKPRGAFFIFAELPENCVLSDVEFVAKLIMRAGVAAVPGCGFFHTGSRICNGAHSESSSMKESLESQRDLSYKKRYVRFAFCKSKATLDAAAGKMNELVNKEGCLNLD